The Impatiens glandulifera chromosome 3, dImpGla2.1, whole genome shotgun sequence genome contains a region encoding:
- the LOC124932034 gene encoding auxin-responsive protein SAUR71-like yields MSEEIGKSNKIRHIAGIKQMIRRWRRKAASSSSSTGSSSISMTMMMMMMTSGREVPADVPDGYVAICVGSGCRRFVVRATYLNHPIFNGVLSQAAEEYGFANHGPLTLPNCDESLFKEMIRFVSRAESAKPAGLFFNRTQTHHQDQQLQRCLAGEESRRPLLHHHHHDKTPIC; encoded by the coding sequence atgtCTGAAGAAATTGGGAAATCCAATAAGATCCGACATATCGCCGGAATTAAGCAGATGATACGACGGTGGCGCAGAAAGGCGGCGTCTTCATCATCGTCAACCGGTTCATCCTCAATCAGtatgacgatgatgatgatgatgatgacaagCGGTCGAGAAGTGCCGGCTGACGTTCCAGATGGATACGTGGCGATCTGCGTTGGGAGCGGGTGCAGGAGATTCGTTGTCCGTGCGACGTACCTGAACCACCCCATATTTAACGGCGTTCTCAGTCAGGCGGCGGAAGAGTACGGCTTCGCCAATCATGGCCCACTAACCCTTCCTAATTGCGACGAGTCACTCTTTAAGGAGATGATCCGGTTCGTGTCCAGAGCCGAGTCTGCTAAACCGGCCGGATTATTCTTTAACCGGACTCAAACTCATCATCAGGATCAACAACTGCAGAGATGCTTGGCCGGAGAAGAATCTCGGCGGCCGTtgcttcatcatcatcatcatgacaaaactccaatttgttaa
- the LOC124931829 gene encoding uncharacterized protein LOC124931829: MTPPPGPYSGTSTLALVARASAFTFGIVYGSMKLKYLKAKAKSHEKAEAKAHH; this comes from the exons ATGACGCCGCCGCCAGGACCTTACTCCGGAACCAGTACTCTTGCTCTG GTTGCCCGTGCTTCAGCCTTTACCTTCGGTATTGTTTATGGAAGTATGAAGCTAAAGTATTTGAAG GCAAAAGCCAAGTCGCACGAGAAAGCTGAAGCTAAGGCACATCActga
- the LOC124932078 gene encoding amidophosphoribosyltransferase, chloroplastic-like: protein MAAASTATATAAATNNLYHFSSSVDKSSPLLKTPSFKSSYSLLKTKPFISHTHKPLTVAAAASNNPIADIVSRFDYDDDDKPREECGVVGIYGDPEASRLCYLALHALQHRGQEGAGIVAVNDNILKSITGVGLVSEVFNESKLDQLPGDTAIGHVRYSTAGASMLKNVQPFVAGYRFGSVGVAHNGNLVNYKTLRAMLEDNGSIFNTGSDTEVVLHLIAISKARPFFLRIVEACEKLEGAYSMVFLTEDKLVAVRDPYGFRPLVMGKRSNGAIVFASETCALDLIEATYMREVNPGEVIVVDKEGVQSLCLMPHPQPKACIFEHIYFSLPNSVVFGRSVYESRHKFGELLATESPVECDVVIAVPDSGVVAALGYAAKAGVAFQQGLIRSHYVGRTFIEPSQRIRDFGVKLKLSPVRAVLEGKRVVVVDDSIVRGTTSTKIVRMLKEAGAKEVHMRIASPPIIASCYYGVDTPSSEELISNRMSVEEIREHIGCDSLAFLSLESLKKLLGDDNPNFCYACFSGKYPVEPKGGNKVKRIGDFLDDGLNGSLDSIDGGWVQAQGTAKVQAGVVKED from the coding sequence ATGGCCGCCGCCTCCACCGCTACCGCCACCGCCGCCGCCACCAATAATCTCTATCATTTCTCATCATCCGTCGACAAGTCATCGCCTCTCCTCAAAACCCCATCTTTCAAATCTTCATACTCTCTCCTAAAAACCAAACCCTTCATTTCCCACACTCACAAACCTCTCAccgtcgccgccgccgcctcaAACAATCCAATCGCAGACATCGTCTCACGCTTCGATTACGACGACGACGATAAGCCCCGTGAGGAGTGCGGCGTCGTCGGCATCTATGGCGACCCAGAAGCCTCCCGACTCTGCTATCTCGCCCTCCACGCCCTTCAACATCGTGGACAGGAAGGCGCCGGAATCGTCGCTGTTAACGACAACATCTTGAAATCCATCACCGGTGTCGGACTCGTCTCCGAGGTTTTCAACGAGTCCAAACTCGATCAGCTCCCCGGAGATACGGCGATTGGTCACGTCCGTTACTCCACCGCAGGCGCCTCCATGTTGAAAAACGTCCAACCCTTCGTCGCCGGCTACAGATTCGGTTCCGTCGGAGTCGCCCATAACGGCAATTTGGTAAATTACAAAACCCTACGCGCCATGCTCGAAGACAACGGTTCAATTTTCAACACCGGTTCAGATACGGAGGTAGTACTCCATCTGATTGCCATATCCAAAGCTCGACCCTTCTTCCTCCGTATAGTGGAAGCCTGCGAGAAGCTCGAAGGTGCGTATTCAATGGTGTTCTTAACAGAAGACAAATTAGTTGCAGTTCGCGACCCATATGGGTTTCGCCCGCTTGTAATGGGAAAGCGAAGCAACGGAGCCATCGTTTTCGCATCTGAAACATGCGCTTTAGACCTAATCGAAGCAACCTACATGAGAGAAGTAAATCCAGGAGAAGTCATTGTAGTAGACAAAGAAGGTGTTCAATCACTCTGTCTAATGCCACACCCACAACCCAAAGCTTGCATCTTTGAACACATCTACTTTTCATTACCAAACTCCGTTGTCTTCGGCCGATCAGTCTACGAATCCCGACACAAATTCGGCGAACTCCTGGCCACAGAATCCCCAGTCGAATGCGACGTGGTGATAGCCGTCCCTGATTCAGGAGTTGTCGCAGCTCTAGGCTACGCAGCCAAAGCAGGAGTTGCGTTTCAGCAGGGTTTGATAAGATCACACTACGTTGGTCGAACTTTCATCGAGCCTTCTCAAAGAATTAGGGATTTCGGCGTTAAACTTAAGCTATCTCCGGTTAGAGCGGTTTTGGAAGGAAAGAGGGTAGTGGTGGTGGACGACTCGATTGTACGTGGAACCACTTCGACAAAGATCGTGAGGATGTTAAAGGAGGCTGGGGCGAAAGAGGTTCACATGAGGATCGCGAGTCCTCCTATTATAGCGTCATGTTATTACGGAGTGGATACCCCAAGTTCGGAGGAGCTGATTTCGAATAGGATGAGTGTGGAGGAGATAAGGGAACACATTGGGTGTGATTCTCTTGCGTTTTTGAGTTTGGAGAGCTTGAAGAAATTGTTGGGAGACGATAATCCCAACTTTTGTTATGCCTGTTTCTCTGGGAAATATCCGGTTGAGCCTAAGGGTGGTAATAAGGTCAAGAGAATTGGGGATTTTTTGGATGATGGATTGAATGGGAGCCTTGATTCAATTGATGGCGGTTGGGTTCAGGCCCAGGGAACCGCCAAGGTCCAGGCTGGGGTGGTGAAAGAAGATTAA
- the LOC124932079 gene encoding protein BASIC PENTACYSTEINE4-like, with translation MDNNGQRENGMYRMDYYKGMHAPPWSMMPQFQAKEPNAILMNKKIMHIMAEKDAAVEELNRAISEKNIAFDERNKALKQRDEAIGTRDAAIRERDSAIAALRFHETTLGNETPRGIKRAHHEGGGYNRTREVFSGGDVTRSILTKQQTKVGGGKAVTLKPSSTTTTTKSTRKIKKVGEDLNRHVTTDGSKAEWDAQDIGLINEVNFDDSTMPPPMCSCTGIPRQCYKGGNGGWQSACCTTHMSLYPLPQRPNRRHARVGGRKMSRSVFNRLLSRLAAEGQDLSLPVDLKDYWAKHGTNRYITIK, from the exons ATGGATAACAACGGTCAACGCGAGAATGGCATGTATAGAATGGATTACTACAAAGGAATGCATGCCCCTCCG TGGAGTATGATGCCTCAGTTTCAGGCTAAGGAACCGAATGCTATcctaatgaataaaaaaataatgcacATCATGGCTGAAAAGGATGCGGCCGTAGAAGAACTAAACAGAGCAATATCGGAAAAGAATATAGCCTTCGACGAGCGAAACAAGGCCCTCAAGCAACGAGATGAAGCCATTGGTACCCGTGATGCAGCAATCCGAGAGCGTGACAGTGCAATCGCAGCTCTCCGTTTCCACGAGACCACATTGGGAAACGAGACCCCTCGAGGAATAAAACGCGCACATCATGAAGGCGGCGGTTACAACAGAACCCGAGAAGTGTTTTCGGGGGGAGATGTTACCAGATCCATCCTGACTAAGCAACAGACAAAAGTAGGAGGGGGGAAGGCGGTTACATTGAAACCATCATCCACAACCACGACCACAAAATCAACCAGAAAGATAAAGAAAGTGGGTGAGGATTTGAATAGGCACGTGACTACAGATGGATCGAAAGCAGAGTGGGATGCACAAGATATAGGTCTTATCAATGAAGTCAATTTCGATGATTCCACCATGCCTCCGCCCATGTGCTCGTGCACAGGAATTCCTAGGCAGTGTTATAAAGGAGGGAACGGAGGTTGGCAGTCTGCTTGTTGCACGACCCACATGTCGCTTTACCCATTGCCTCAAAGACCAAATAGGCGGCACGCCAGAGTTGGTGGGCGTAAGATGAGCAGAAGCGTGTTCAACAGATTGCTGAGTAGGTTAGCAGCTGAAGGACAGGACTTGTCTTTGCCAGTTGATCTCAAGGATTACTGGGCTAAACACGGTACAAATCGCTACATTACCATCAAGTAA